One window from the genome of Dyella sp. A6 encodes:
- a CDS encoding DUF2249 domain-containing protein, which yields MIQMQPVAEQHIHVFDARGVARRFRHSAIFGAMDALRSGETMRFVNDHDPIPLIAQLRNRFGDNLTVTYRERGPETVVIDFGITELPPQ from the coding sequence ATGATCCAGATGCAACCTGTCGCTGAACAACACATCCATGTATTTGACGCACGTGGCGTAGCGCGCCGGTTTCGCCATTCGGCCATCTTCGGCGCGATGGATGCATTGCGCTCAGGTGAAACCATGCGCTTCGTGAACGACCACGATCCGATACCGCTGATCGCGCAATTGCGGAATCGCTTCGGCGACAACCTGACCGTCACCTATCGCGAGCGTGGCCCCGAAACCGTAGTCATCGATTTCGGGATTACCGAACTGCCCCCGCAATAG
- a CDS encoding nitric-oxide reductase large subunit, producing the protein MSKNTLIAGPQDRTSKVLIWVLLFAVVGCWLGMAAATRSTYQQAAPLPQQMVSNSGSAVMSYADIVDGKSGFQKADLMDYGSLYGMGSAFGEDYTAEYLVQLAREIQNDLAQARYGKPFAALDADQQFGITSRMRKELHGIDLSQSRVVLPDAVAKAIETLRPRIASSLLTNDFSKGYTGAHALDPTSATQTANFLIYSSLTTVAHRPGKDYSWTSNWPSEPLVGNAPTKATFVWTWASFTMVFFAIGAVLVVFRLWIEPKAVNETFEPVLNKFMTPTPSQKALWKYFLVVAGVLLIQILAGSIMAHYYTDRVSFYGIDVGKWLPFAFLRNVHLQAPIIWIGVSWIGAGLFLAPLIGGREPAGQKLLVNLIFWVLVTIVAGALIGDYLGLMGLIDKNWFWFGNQGLSYLELGRFWQIAFFIGLAVWCLVLLRAFWPTLKSLFKQGGGSLYGLFRIEHLLWISTLTVTLFYVFGMIPLASPNPSFSITDFWRWWVVHLWVELAFELFTAAVTGYFLMALGLVSRQMVERAVIFEWILIFIGGVLGTGHHLYWAGEPGLWVGVGSMFSFIEVLPLVLLVLEAIDQQLHIRGKKNFPYSLAYLYILGAAFWNFVGAGVFGGGTLNAPLVNYYEHGTFLTLNHAHTSMFGAFGLLAIGLLYMVLRYLNGDRPWSDRSGVWAFWLYNIGMVMWIVLNFYPIGWPQLEAVYTHGYAYARSLQFYNTTTFWQWMRMPGDIVFAAGALLMAWDFIAKLWAQRTSSPKTVSTGRSGQR; encoded by the coding sequence ATGAGTAAAAATACTCTTATTGCCGGTCCCCAGGATCGCACCAGCAAGGTCCTGATCTGGGTCTTGCTGTTCGCCGTTGTCGGCTGCTGGCTCGGCATGGCTGCGGCCACCCGCAGCACGTACCAGCAGGCAGCGCCCCTACCCCAGCAGATGGTTTCGAACAGCGGCTCTGCCGTGATGAGCTACGCCGATATCGTTGATGGAAAGTCCGGTTTCCAGAAAGCCGATCTGATGGACTACGGCAGCCTGTACGGCATGGGCTCCGCCTTCGGCGAGGACTATACCGCCGAGTACCTCGTCCAGCTGGCCCGGGAGATACAGAACGATCTGGCGCAGGCACGTTACGGCAAGCCGTTCGCTGCACTTGATGCCGATCAGCAATTCGGCATCACAAGCAGGATGCGCAAGGAGCTGCACGGTATCGACCTGAGTCAGTCTCGCGTCGTACTGCCGGACGCGGTCGCCAAGGCGATTGAAACACTGCGTCCGCGCATTGCCTCGTCACTGCTCACCAATGACTTCAGTAAGGGCTATACGGGCGCACACGCACTGGATCCTACCAGCGCCACCCAGACCGCAAACTTCCTGATCTATTCGTCCTTGACCACGGTGGCGCATCGCCCCGGAAAGGACTATTCGTGGACCAGCAATTGGCCGTCCGAACCGCTGGTTGGCAACGCACCCACCAAGGCGACGTTCGTCTGGACATGGGCTTCGTTCACCATGGTGTTCTTCGCGATCGGTGCGGTGCTGGTGGTCTTCCGCCTGTGGATCGAACCGAAGGCAGTCAACGAAACTTTCGAGCCGGTGCTGAACAAGTTCATGACACCGACACCGAGCCAGAAGGCGCTGTGGAAATACTTCCTGGTGGTCGCCGGCGTGCTGCTGATACAGATTCTCGCCGGCTCGATCATGGCGCACTACTACACCGACCGGGTCAGCTTCTACGGCATCGATGTGGGCAAATGGCTTCCGTTTGCCTTTCTGCGCAACGTGCATCTGCAGGCACCGATCATCTGGATCGGCGTGAGCTGGATCGGCGCGGGCCTGTTTCTGGCCCCGCTGATCGGTGGTCGCGAGCCGGCGGGACAAAAGCTGCTGGTCAACCTGATCTTCTGGGTGCTGGTGACAATCGTGGCCGGCGCGCTGATCGGAGACTATCTGGGCCTGATGGGTCTGATCGACAAGAACTGGTTCTGGTTCGGCAATCAGGGGCTGTCATACTTGGAGCTGGGTCGCTTCTGGCAGATCGCCTTCTTCATCGGCCTGGCCGTGTGGTGCTTGGTCCTGCTTCGCGCGTTCTGGCCAACTCTGAAGTCGCTGTTCAAACAGGGTGGCGGCTCGCTGTACGGACTCTTCCGGATCGAACATCTGCTGTGGATCAGCACGCTGACGGTGACGCTGTTCTACGTGTTTGGCATGATTCCGCTGGCCTCGCCCAACCCATCCTTCTCAATCACCGACTTCTGGCGCTGGTGGGTAGTGCACCTGTGGGTAGAGCTGGCGTTCGAGCTGTTCACCGCCGCGGTCACCGGCTACTTCCTGATGGCACTGGGTCTGGTCTCGCGACAGATGGTCGAGCGAGCCGTCATCTTCGAATGGATACTGATCTTCATCGGTGGCGTGCTGGGTACCGGCCATCACCTGTACTGGGCGGGTGAGCCGGGCCTGTGGGTCGGCGTGGGCAGCATGTTCTCCTTCATCGAAGTACTTCCGCTGGTACTGTTGGTGCTGGAGGCGATCGACCAACAACTGCATATCCGCGGGAAAAAGAACTTCCCGTACAGTCTCGCCTACCTCTACATCCTGGGTGCGGCATTCTGGAACTTCGTCGGTGCCGGCGTATTCGGTGGCGGCACCCTGAACGCGCCGCTGGTCAACTACTACGAGCACGGTACCTTCCTCACCCTCAACCATGCACACACCTCGATGTTCGGCGCCTTCGGCCTGCTGGCGATCGGCCTGCTGTACATGGTGCTGCGCTATCTCAATGGCGACCGCCCGTGGAGCGATCGCTCCGGCGTGTGGGCGTTCTGGCTCTACAACATCGGCATGGTGATGTGGATCGTGCTGAACTTCTATCCGATCGGATGGCCGCAACTGGAAGCGGTATACACCCATGGCTATGCCTATGCGCGAAGCCTGCAGTTCTACAACACCACGACGTTCTGGCAATGGATGCGCATGCCTGGCGACATCGTGTTTGCCGCTGGCGCCCTGCTGATGGCATGGGATTTCATCGCCAAGCTTTGGGCACAGCGAACCAGTTCGCCGAAAACGGTCTCCACCGGCCGGAGTGGTCAGCGGTAA
- a CDS encoding putative zinc-binding protein: protein MSNKPPLVYSCSGCSSAAQMANHLALQLDRAGMAEMSCIAGVGGAVPGLIRTAQSGRRILALDGCVLKCVAACLASAGVTADTQLVLSDYGVKKRQHTDFDNNHAQQVYTDQVLPAAVALHRPSSGTEALTDEPASA, encoded by the coding sequence ATGAGCAACAAGCCCCCCCTCGTCTATTCCTGTTCGGGTTGTTCCAGCGCCGCGCAGATGGCCAATCACCTCGCACTGCAGCTAGATCGTGCTGGCATGGCCGAAATGTCATGCATCGCCGGGGTCGGGGGTGCCGTGCCCGGTCTGATTCGCACGGCACAAAGCGGGCGCCGCATCCTGGCCCTGGATGGCTGCGTCCTGAAATGTGTCGCCGCCTGCCTAGCCAGTGCTGGCGTCACCGCCGACACCCAACTCGTGCTCTCGGACTACGGCGTAAAGAAGCGTCAGCATACCGATTTCGACAACAACCACGCGCAGCAGGTCTACACCGACCAGGTGCTTCCTGCCGCGGTTGCCCTGCACCGGCCATCCTCCGGTACCGAAGCGCTCACCGATGAACCCGCATCTGCCTGA
- a CDS encoding ubiquinone anaerobic biosynthesis protein UbiU: MQLVCPAGNLPALQAAVDAGADAVYAGFRDQTNARAFPGLNFSDDDLRSGIAYAHARGCKVYLALNTYPDSARLGQWFDAVDRAAEFGCDAIIAAEMAVLDYATRKYPELARHLSVQGSATTAPALKYMHERFGISRAVLPRVLSIQQVQRLCQHSPVPLEVFAFGSLCIMVEGRCQLSSYVTGASPNRHGVCSPAKFVRWEEQGDGGRSVRLNNVLIDLFKPQEPAGYPTVCKGRFDVAGEVFHALEEPTSLNTLELLPTLARSGVVALKIEGRQRGAAYVKSVTRTWRDALDRYQAAPQDWLLRDDWQRALSAHAEGHQTTLGPYHRRWH; the protein is encoded by the coding sequence ATGCAACTGGTTTGTCCTGCCGGCAACCTGCCGGCCTTGCAGGCAGCGGTCGACGCCGGAGCAGATGCGGTTTACGCCGGTTTCCGCGACCAGACCAACGCTCGTGCTTTCCCCGGACTCAACTTCAGTGATGACGATCTGCGCAGTGGTATCGCCTACGCGCATGCACGCGGATGCAAGGTTTATCTCGCTCTCAACACCTACCCGGACAGTGCGAGGCTTGGCCAGTGGTTCGATGCCGTGGACCGGGCTGCCGAGTTTGGCTGCGACGCGATCATTGCCGCGGAGATGGCCGTGCTGGACTACGCCACGCGCAAGTATCCGGAACTGGCGCGCCATCTTTCCGTGCAGGGTTCGGCGACCACCGCGCCCGCGCTCAAGTATATGCACGAACGATTCGGTATCAGTCGCGCGGTATTGCCGCGCGTGCTGTCGATCCAGCAGGTGCAGCGACTGTGTCAGCACTCGCCGGTACCGCTGGAAGTGTTTGCCTTTGGCAGCCTGTGCATCATGGTGGAGGGGCGCTGCCAGCTCTCGTCCTATGTCACCGGCGCATCGCCCAATCGCCATGGCGTGTGTTCGCCGGCGAAGTTCGTGCGCTGGGAAGAACAGGGTGACGGCGGTCGTAGCGTTCGACTCAACAATGTCTTGATCGACCTATTCAAGCCGCAGGAGCCGGCGGGTTACCCGACCGTCTGCAAGGGGCGCTTCGATGTTGCCGGCGAGGTCTTTCACGCGCTGGAGGAGCCGACCAGCCTCAATACCCTGGAGCTGTTGCCGACGCTGGCCCGATCCGGCGTGGTCGCGTTGAAGATAGAGGGCCGTCAACGCGGTGCTGCCTATGTGAAGTCGGTGACGCGTACCTGGCGCGATGCGCTGGATCGCTACCAGGCCGCGCCACAGGATTGGCTGCTGCGGGATGACTGGCAGCGTGCGCTTTCGGCGCATGCCGAAGGCCACCAGACCACGCTTGGTCCCTACCACCGTCGTTGGCATTGA
- the ubiT gene encoding ubiquinone anaerobic biosynthesis accessory factor UbiT, with amino-acid sequence MNPHLPERLALAQVRAAIDHVDDGLLLLLAARRRLVRMVASLKPRAGVPPRDPERERSVRARAERLAVRMNLPATTVHALLDLIIADGCRQQGLSFDRDQCEASAASASFPTMVTSASDFRFTRRLLQLLPQPRRVAPLLQALPIRWQRMLIQKGMSHVLAAPLREGELEFMQDRRLAVEVEDLGLRWVFEVHEGQLSISAGDADVSVCGSATDLLLLVGRLEDADTLFFQRRLRLTGDTELGLTARNMLDRLPWESIPLALRIVMNRGARFARTARAAHHHEAT; translated from the coding sequence ATGAACCCGCATCTGCCTGAACGGCTCGCACTTGCGCAGGTTCGCGCCGCCATCGATCACGTCGATGACGGCCTTCTGCTGTTGTTGGCGGCACGCCGCCGCCTGGTGCGCATGGTAGCGTCGCTCAAGCCACGCGCCGGCGTGCCACCTCGCGATCCCGAGCGCGAACGCAGCGTTCGTGCTCGCGCCGAGCGCCTGGCCGTGCGGATGAATCTGCCCGCAACCACGGTGCACGCACTGCTTGATCTCATCATTGCCGATGGTTGCCGTCAGCAGGGCCTGTCATTTGACCGGGATCAGTGCGAAGCAAGCGCCGCTTCGGCAAGCTTCCCGACCATGGTCACGTCAGCTTCAGATTTCCGCTTCACTAGACGCTTGCTGCAACTGTTGCCGCAACCGCGTCGCGTGGCTCCGCTGCTCCAGGCCCTGCCGATACGCTGGCAGCGCATGCTGATCCAGAAGGGGATGTCCCACGTCCTGGCTGCCCCGCTGCGCGAAGGCGAACTGGAATTCATGCAAGACCGGCGACTGGCCGTCGAGGTAGAAGACCTCGGTCTGCGCTGGGTGTTTGAAGTGCATGAAGGGCAACTGTCCATTTCTGCCGGCGACGCCGACGTCAGTGTCTGCGGCAGCGCCACCGACCTGCTACTGCTGGTAGGACGTCTCGAAGATGCCGACACGCTCTTCTTTCAGCGACGACTGCGTTTGACCGGTGATACCGAACTCGGCCTGACCGCACGAAACATGCTCGATCGGTTGCCGTGGGAATCGATTCCACTGGCACTTCGCATCGTGATGAACCGGGGCGCACGATTTGCCCGTACGGCACGGGCCGCCCACCATCATGAGGCTACCTGA
- a CDS encoding UbiD family decarboxylase has product MPHHDLRSFISQLERERQLIRVPDPVDCELESTALCLRALREHGPALLIEHPRSSPHAMLGNLFGERRRIEAALAGRPLTSLRELGQLLASIKEPRWPSSLRDALTCWPELAQLAHVAPQRVREAAFEYETLRGDEIDLSRLPIQRCWPQDAGKLITFGLVITRGTRQSRQNVAIYRQQVIGPNRVIMRWLPHRGGALDFADWQAVHPETPFPMLVAIGADPATMLAAVAPLPDTLSEYEFAGLLRGQRTRVWRSELTGLDAPAGAEILLEGFIHPRDTALEGPFGDHTGYYNAQDHFPVLTIERVRLRRDAIYHGSYMGRAPHDEPSVLSMALNDVFVPILQKVFPEIVDFHLPPEACSYRIAVVSIRKQYPGHARRVMMGIWSYLRQFTYTKFVIITDDDIDVRDWSQVIWALATRVDPARDSMLVEKTPIDYLDFSSPTPSLGSKLGIDATNKWPAETSRTWSKPIQPDPAVERRVDALWATLAGSIAV; this is encoded by the coding sequence ATGCCCCATCACGACCTGCGATCATTCATCAGCCAGCTGGAGCGCGAGCGACAGTTGATCCGGGTGCCCGACCCGGTCGATTGCGAGCTGGAGTCGACAGCGTTATGCCTGCGTGCGCTGCGCGAGCACGGGCCGGCACTGCTGATCGAGCACCCGCGATCGTCGCCGCACGCGATGCTAGGCAACCTGTTTGGCGAGCGCCGACGGATCGAAGCGGCGCTGGCCGGCCGCCCCCTGACCAGCCTGCGCGAACTGGGTCAGTTGCTGGCCTCGATCAAGGAGCCGCGCTGGCCATCGAGCCTGCGCGATGCACTGACCTGCTGGCCGGAGCTAGCGCAACTCGCGCATGTGGCACCGCAACGTGTACGCGAGGCGGCGTTCGAATACGAGACCCTGCGCGGTGACGAGATCGACCTGTCGCGCCTGCCGATCCAGCGTTGCTGGCCGCAGGATGCCGGCAAGCTGATCACCTTCGGCCTGGTGATCACCCGCGGCACGCGCCAATCGCGCCAGAACGTGGCGATCTACCGGCAGCAGGTGATCGGGCCGAACCGGGTGATCATGCGCTGGCTGCCGCATCGCGGTGGCGCGCTGGATTTTGCAGACTGGCAGGCGGTGCATCCGGAGACACCCTTTCCCATGCTGGTTGCGATCGGTGCCGATCCTGCCACCATGCTGGCAGCGGTAGCTCCCCTCCCGGACACGTTGTCGGAGTACGAGTTTGCCGGTCTGCTGCGCGGCCAGCGAACGCGGGTATGGCGCAGCGAGCTGACTGGGCTGGATGCGCCGGCCGGCGCGGAGATCCTGCTCGAGGGATTCATCCATCCGCGCGATACAGCGCTGGAAGGTCCGTTCGGCGATCACACCGGCTACTACAACGCACAGGACCACTTTCCGGTGCTCACCATCGAGCGGGTGCGTCTTCGCCGTGACGCGATCTACCACGGCAGCTATATGGGTCGTGCACCGCACGATGAACCCTCGGTGTTGTCGATGGCATTGAACGATGTGTTCGTGCCGATCCTGCAGAAGGTGTTTCCGGAAATCGTCGATTTCCATCTGCCGCCCGAGGCGTGCTCGTACCGCATCGCCGTGGTCAGCATTCGCAAGCAGTATCCCGGCCATGCGCGGCGGGTGATGATGGGGATCTGGTCGTACCTGCGCCAGTTTACCTACACCAAGTTCGTCATCATTACCGACGACGACATCGATGTGCGCGACTGGTCGCAGGTGATCTGGGCGCTGGCCACGCGCGTCGACCCTGCACGGGATTCGATGCTGGTCGAGAAAACGCCGATCGACTATCTGGACTTCTCCAGTCCGACGCCGAGCCTAGGCTCCAAGCTGGGTATCGATGCCACCAACAAATGGCCGGCCGAAACTTCGCGCACTTGGAGCAAACCGATTCAGCCCGATCCCGCGGTGGAGCGTCGGGTAGACGCGCTGTGGGCGACCCTGGCCGGCTCAATCGCCGTCTGA
- a CDS encoding U32 family peptidase, with protein sequence MIKLSLGALQYFWPRERTLAFYREAARWPVDIVYLGETVCSKRRELGTRDWIDLAAELAGSGKQIVLSSLALVEAESELGVLRRLIEDGGCWIEANDLSAVQLCRERSVPFVAGPTLNVYNHVALSMLIEDGLRRWVPGVEQGETLVRELRAAMIAEDRAMPELEVIAFGRLPLSFSARCFTARALDVAKDQCDFRCIEYPDGLPLATRDGRPFLRINGIQIQGEEITDLGPQLPVLRELGVDVLRLYPQVLGMAEVVAHFDLARRSAQAPPRIGSRNGYWHGEPGMRPGSS encoded by the coding sequence ATGATCAAGCTCAGCCTAGGCGCATTGCAGTATTTCTGGCCGCGCGAGCGCACTCTGGCGTTCTATCGCGAAGCGGCCCGTTGGCCGGTCGATATCGTCTATCTGGGCGAGACGGTGTGCAGCAAGCGAAGAGAACTCGGCACGCGCGACTGGATTGATCTGGCTGCGGAGCTGGCGGGCAGCGGCAAGCAGATCGTGTTGTCATCACTGGCGCTGGTCGAGGCCGAGTCGGAACTGGGCGTGTTGCGCCGATTGATCGAGGACGGCGGATGCTGGATCGAGGCTAACGATCTTTCGGCGGTGCAGTTGTGCCGGGAACGGAGCGTGCCCTTCGTCGCCGGGCCCACCCTCAACGTCTACAACCATGTCGCGTTGTCGATGCTGATCGAGGATGGGCTGCGTCGCTGGGTGCCCGGCGTGGAGCAGGGGGAAACTCTGGTACGCGAACTGCGGGCGGCGATGATAGCCGAGGATCGAGCCATGCCGGAGCTGGAGGTGATTGCGTTTGGTCGCCTGCCGCTGTCGTTTTCAGCGCGCTGTTTCACCGCGCGTGCACTGGACGTGGCCAAGGACCAGTGTGACTTTCGCTGCATCGAATACCCCGATGGCCTGCCACTTGCCACTCGTGATGGAAGGCCGTTCCTTCGCATCAATGGCATCCAGATCCAGGGTGAGGAAATTACCGATCTCGGTCCGCAGCTTCCGGTGCTGCGTGAGCTCGGGGTGGATGTGCTGCGGCTGTACCCGCAGGTTCTCGGCATGGCCGAGGTGGTGGCGCACTTCGATCTCGCCCGGCGTTCAGCGCAGGCACCGCCTCGCATCGGCAGTCGCAACGGTTACTGGCATGGCGAGCCGGGCATGAGGCCGGGGTCTTCTTGA
- a CDS encoding pyridoxal phosphate-dependent decarboxylase family protein, whose translation MSAATPLSWHGSRDHTLDACFLGPYGENDSLLEKLLVEFLRDHVYWRRNFHPEDPPAIATSAARDPGYLAFESRMRRELHQLSAALKKSVPFHSPRYIGHMASDLLLPGLAAQILTLPYNPNNVSEDAAPVTVDMEVQVGLQLARMVGYPHDPVQPACAFGHLTSGGTLANYQALRLALALKAFPVALRAAGVSDIALPSDDWEAFNLSPAAGVALLDTWQQWLATLPTSQRSRWHARVEAQRIEQLGLAGFFAAHPDLRVPLVLAPVTAHYSWSKGLKLLGLGRAQLELLPTHGMRLDTDELEATLARCARERQPILMCVAVLGGTEYGTIDPIDGVLAARTRSRVLGLDFSVHVDGAWGGYLATIFRAEDGSLRPREEVANEFTGFPSPAVYAAFAALADTDSVTVDPHKLGYLPYGAGAFVCRDHRAVALLAERADYVFHASIPMDYLARYRSLGQFVPEGSKSGAAAAAVYVTHKVLPLDHRHFGRLPAQTVRCAESFYAHAQRFALNMADQFLAIVPVAPDSNLVCLAINPRGNTSLAKANTFLRTLHDTLRCDPGQPLQTKEYFGSVTSLRPEMLGKAETLRIFHALGLEESTLGEEEDSDCLMILRHTLMNPYLIDHENGVSYIEGYFEFLTRRLRMLASHDGVAAVASS comes from the coding sequence ATGAGCGCGGCCACGCCGCTGTCGTGGCATGGTTCGAGGGACCACACGCTGGATGCCTGCTTTCTCGGCCCGTATGGAGAGAACGACAGCTTGCTGGAAAAGTTGCTGGTGGAGTTCCTGCGCGACCATGTCTACTGGCGCCGGAATTTTCATCCTGAGGATCCACCGGCCATCGCCACGTCGGCGGCACGGGACCCGGGTTATCTGGCCTTCGAGTCACGCATGCGTCGCGAACTGCACCAGCTTTCCGCGGCGCTGAAGAAATCGGTGCCGTTCCACAGCCCGCGTTACATCGGACACATGGCATCGGACCTGCTGCTACCGGGGCTGGCGGCACAGATCCTGACCCTGCCTTACAACCCCAACAATGTCAGCGAGGATGCCGCGCCAGTCACGGTGGACATGGAGGTGCAGGTTGGCCTGCAGCTGGCCCGCATGGTTGGCTATCCGCATGACCCGGTACAGCCGGCGTGTGCGTTCGGACATCTCACCTCAGGCGGCACGTTGGCGAATTACCAGGCGTTGCGGCTGGCGCTGGCGCTGAAGGCCTTTCCGGTCGCGTTGCGCGCCGCAGGTGTGTCGGACATCGCACTGCCTTCCGACGACTGGGAAGCTTTCAATCTTTCGCCGGCGGCCGGCGTCGCCTTGCTGGACACCTGGCAGCAATGGCTGGCGACACTACCGACGTCGCAACGCAGTCGCTGGCATGCACGAGTCGAGGCGCAGCGCATCGAGCAGCTCGGACTGGCGGGCTTCTTCGCGGCCCACCCCGACCTGCGGGTTCCGCTGGTGCTGGCACCGGTCACCGCCCACTACTCGTGGAGCAAGGGCCTCAAACTGCTGGGTCTGGGGCGCGCACAACTGGAACTGTTGCCGACGCATGGCATGCGGCTCGACACGGATGAGCTGGAAGCCACCCTGGCGCGTTGCGCCCGTGAGCGCCAGCCCATCCTGATGTGCGTGGCAGTGCTGGGCGGAACCGAGTACGGCACCATCGATCCGATTGACGGTGTGCTGGCGGCACGCACTCGCTCGCGCGTGCTGGGCCTGGACTTTTCGGTCCACGTGGACGGTGCCTGGGGCGGTTATCTGGCCACCATTTTTCGCGCGGAGGATGGCAGCTTGCGGCCACGCGAAGAGGTCGCCAACGAGTTTACCGGGTTCCCTTCGCCCGCGGTCTACGCCGCGTTTGCGGCACTCGCCGATACGGACTCGGTCACAGTGGATCCGCACAAGCTCGGCTACCTGCCCTATGGCGCGGGTGCCTTTGTCTGTCGCGACCACCGGGCGGTGGCGTTGCTGGCCGAGCGCGCCGATTACGTCTTTCATGCCAGCATACCGATGGACTATCTCGCACGCTATCGCAGCCTGGGTCAGTTCGTGCCCGAAGGGTCCAAATCAGGCGCGGCCGCGGCGGCGGTCTACGTCACCCACAAGGTATTGCCGCTGGATCACCGGCATTTCGGTCGACTGCCTGCACAGACCGTTCGTTGTGCCGAGTCCTTCTACGCCCATGCACAACGGTTTGCGCTGAACATGGCCGATCAGTTTCTTGCCATCGTGCCGGTGGCACCCGACAGCAATCTGGTGTGCCTGGCCATCAACCCGCGTGGCAACACGTCGCTGGCGAAGGCCAATACCTTCCTGCGTACGCTGCATGACACCTTGCGCTGCGATCCGGGCCAGCCGCTGCAGACCAAGGAGTATTTCGGTTCGGTTACCAGCTTACGCCCGGAGATGCTAGGCAAGGCGGAGACCCTGCGGATCTTCCACGCGCTCGGGCTGGAAGAGTCCACGCTAGGTGAGGAGGAGGACAGCGACTGCCTGATGATCCTGCGCCACACGCTAATGAATCCGTACCTGATCGACCATGAGAACGGCGTCAGCTACATCGAGGGCTATTTCGAGTTCCTGACCCGTCGCCTGCGCATGCTGGCAAGCCATGATGGAGTGGCCGCAGTCGCGTCGTCCTGA
- a CDS encoding alginate export family protein yields the protein MVRLETGLLASILAIVMALPARADIPSEPDATPEAPLQLTWNARLRNEQIDDGAFVNKANATTLRLRLGMLATFGGGWSGLLEGAGVASPDNHYNSGTNGQTSYPPIADPRGSELNQVWLRWKHGQFTATVGRQALVLDNKRWIDDGSWRQFAQTYDAVALQWRPSDNWVVRYDWLDRVHRVFGPDAINPLASERKLNTHLLNVSFSQGAQTWVGYAYLHEDKDVPTASTATYGVRWFGSALQQGTGPGWTIEYARQSGYANNPYSYDVNYWLIEPRWTVQGITVKAGQEQLGGNGVHALQTPLAALHAFNGWDDQFATTPVGGLQDRYFAITGKFTPYEISRQLTWVTGYHDYHAVTGGEYGNEGDASLGMPLADGVQALLTVASYHADGFGHDDTRIWLQIEWNGVRPL from the coding sequence ATGGTACGGCTCGAGACTGGACTTCTCGCCTCAATCCTGGCCATTGTCATGGCCCTGCCCGCGCGGGCTGATATTCCGAGCGAACCCGACGCGACACCCGAGGCACCACTCCAGCTCACCTGGAATGCACGCCTTCGCAACGAGCAGATTGATGATGGGGCATTCGTCAACAAGGCCAATGCCACGACGTTGCGCCTGCGTTTGGGCATGCTGGCAACATTCGGCGGCGGCTGGAGCGGTTTGCTGGAAGGGGCTGGCGTGGCGAGTCCCGACAACCACTACAACAGCGGGACAAACGGTCAAACCTCCTACCCTCCCATTGCCGACCCGCGCGGCAGCGAATTAAATCAGGTGTGGCTACGTTGGAAGCACGGCCAGTTCACGGCCACGGTGGGGCGTCAGGCACTGGTGCTGGACAACAAGCGCTGGATTGACGACGGTAGTTGGCGCCAGTTCGCACAGACCTATGACGCCGTCGCACTGCAGTGGCGGCCATCCGACAACTGGGTCGTCCGCTACGACTGGCTCGATCGCGTTCATCGTGTCTTCGGCCCGGATGCGATCAATCCCCTGGCCAGCGAGCGCAAGCTGAATACCCATCTGCTCAACGTATCCTTCAGCCAGGGTGCCCAGACCTGGGTGGGCTACGCCTATCTTCATGAGGATAAGGACGTACCGACGGCATCGACGGCGACTTACGGTGTACGCTGGTTCGGCAGCGCGCTGCAGCAGGGTACGGGGCCGGGCTGGACTATCGAATACGCCAGGCAGTCAGGCTATGCCAACAATCCTTACAGCTATGACGTCAACTACTGGCTGATTGAACCCCGCTGGACGGTACAGGGCATCACGGTAAAGGCCGGGCAGGAGCAGCTGGGTGGCAATGGTGTGCATGCGCTGCAAACCCCGCTCGCCGCGTTGCACGCATTCAATGGCTGGGACGACCAGTTCGCCACCACGCCAGTCGGTGGTCTTCAAGACCGTTATTTCGCGATCACGGGAAAATTCACCCCATATGAAATCTCCAGGCAACTCACGTGGGTCACCGGGTATCACGATTATCATGCCGTCACCGGCGGCGAATACGGTAATGAAGGAGATGCCTCACTGGGCATGCCGCTGGCCGATGGCGTTCAGGCACTACTGACAGTCGCCAGTTACCACGCCGACGGATTTGGTCACGATGACACGCGGATCTGGCTCCAGATCGAATGGAACGGCGTGCGTCCGCTGTAG